One genomic window of Bactrocera dorsalis isolate Fly_Bdor chromosome 4, ASM2337382v1, whole genome shotgun sequence includes the following:
- the LOC105222392 gene encoding uncharacterized protein CG5902, translating to MSNNYQHHNNYRGSSTSQQMNGLRPHHLQNGDCGDDGDCYRRGGGSNRLTNGYSVKPLDNVAVPDMCIFCFEVLDCELNNVEAPGTPKFTNDAYPLFVTWKTGRDKRLRGCIGTFSAMHLHNGLREYALTSALKDSRFAPIAREELPKLTVSVSILQNFEEAHGYLDWTLGVHGIRIEFLNERGYKRTATYLPQVATEQGWDQTQTIDSLLRKGGYRAAITPETRKSIKLTRYRSQEIQMNYKEYREVLERRAQYGKVQC from the exons ATGTCAAATAACTATCAGCACCACAACAATTATCGCGGCTCAAGCACATCACAACAGATGAATGGACTACGGCCACATCACCTGCAGAACGGTGATTGTGGCGACGATGGTGATTGCTATCGCCGTGGTGGTGGCTCAAATCGCCTCACAAATGGTTATAGTGTGAAGCCATTGGACAATGTGGCGGTGCCTGACATgtgcatattttgttttgagGTGCTTGACTGTGAACTGAACAATGTAGAAGCGCCCGGTACACCCAAATTCACAAATGATGCTTA TCCATTATTTGTAACCTGGAAAACAGGGCGTGATAAGCGATTACGTGGTTGTATTGGTACGTTCAGTGCCATGCATTTGCACAATGGACTTCGTGAATATGCATTAACGAGTGCTTTAAAGGATTCGCGCTTTGCGCCCATCGCTAGGGAAGAGTTACCCAAATTGACTGTGTCGGTGtcgattttgcaaaatttcgaagAAGCACATGGGTATCTCGACTGGACATTAGGCGTACATGGCATACgtattgaatttttgaatgaaCGTGGTTACAAGAGGACTGCTACTTATTTGCCACAAGTGGCTACTGAACAAG GTTGGGATCAAACCCAAACTATAGACTCTCTACTCAGGAAGGGGGGCTACCGTGCAGCAATCACCCCGGAAACACGAAAATCAATCAAATTGACGCGTTATCGCTCGCAAGAAATTCAAATGAACTATAAAGAGTATCGTGAAGTGTTGGAACGTCGGGCGCAATATGGCAAAGTACAATGCTAA